In Rhodopirellula sp. P2, the DNA window GCACGGGTTGGCAAGCTCTTTCGGTGGGTGGCCGCTTCCTTGCGGGGGTGATGGTTGGCATCCCTGCCAACCATGCATGTTCCATCAGCTTCGCTGACTCGAACTCTGCGGCGGGAACGTGATGGATGACGGCAGTGGCGGTCTTGAAATAGCACGCTCATGGGAAAGAGCGTCTTCGCCAAGGTTTGATTAAAACGGTTGTAGGACTTGCGCTTTTGGATTTCGCAAGCACTGTGGAATGCTTCCGCACACCGAACCCTCGGAGTGCGATGCTTCCATCCTGCTTTGAGACAAGTGCAATGGCTCCCTCCGAAGAACATTCTTGCAAGCTGACTCGCCGAATGGCTGAGGACATGCTCATCCGAAACATGGCCCCCGCAACCATCAAGGCTTACACCTATCACGCCAGAAGGTTTGCCGGGTTCATCGGTAAACCGCTCGGCGAAGCAACCGTCGAAGACGTTAGAACCTTCCAGCTTTACCTGATCCAAGAGAAGAAGGTCGCCTATAGCTCATTCAACCAAGCGGTTTGCGCGCTACGGTTTCTGTACACGCACACCATCCGGGTCCCTTGGCCCGTCACGATGGTTCCTTTCGGGAAACGGCCCAAGACCTTGCCGATCGTGCTCAGTCGCCACGAAATCGACAAGCTGCTTCAATGCACCGCCAACCTGAAACACCGAACCTTTCTGATGACGCTGTACTCGGCGGGGCTCCGGTTCTCCGAAGCGGCCCACTTGAGGATCGCCGACATCGACTCGGATCGGATGATGATTCACGTCCGACACGCCAAGGGAGCCAAGGATCGACTGGTGCCGCTCTCGCCAAGGCTCTTGACCGAGTTGAGGGTTTACTGGAAGAAGTACAGGCCGACCGACTTGCTGTTCCCCGGCAACTCAGCGACCAAGACCTACGCCGACACGTCGATTCAAAAAGCGATGAAGCGGTCTGCCGAGAAAGCGGGAATCAAGAAACGAGTGTATCCGCATGTGCTCAGGCACTCTTACGCGACCGGACTGCTCGAAGCGGGCGTGGACTTGCTGACGATCAGCAAGTTACTCGGGCACGCGAGTTTCGTCACCACGATGATCTATCTGCACTGCCGGCGGGAGCACCTTTCCAGCGTCCCCAGTCCACTGGATTGGTTACCGGTGAAGCAACTGCCGACGTATCAGCCGCCCCAAGAGAACAGCGGGATCTCGGAGCCCAACAGCCCAAGCTAAGCCTCACCGATATCCTGCGGCTGGGTGCCACCGGCGCGGTCAACGATTCGACGTGCCCTCAAGTCCAAAGCGTGTTGGCGAAGATCTCTTTGTGCCGCACGCACGTGATGGGAGGACGCAAGTTCCAGTGTCGCGATTGTGACGAGGTCACGTCGCTTTACAACTCTTGCGGCGACCGGCATTGCCCGACCTGTAGCGGTGGCAAGCGAGTGGACTTCAACGACAGAGCATCGAATCTGATCCTGCCGGGAGTGACTTACTATCAAGTGGTCTTCACCCTCCCGAGCGAGTTGTCTGAGTTGGCGTTGGCGAATCGAGAAGAGATGGCAGACCTGCTGGTTGGTTCGGCTTGGAAGAGTCTTTCAACACAGATCAAAGCGGAGCAAGACTACGATCCGGCGGCCATCTCGGTGCTGCATACCTGGAATCAAAAACTGGAAGCTCACTGGCACGTGCACTTGTTGGTTCCCGGCGAAGGGCCCCGTCTCAACCATAGTAAAGGGCTCAGTGGTGCAGGTTGGAAGCAAGCGACGGCGCCGCCGGATGCCAAGAACTCCGATGGCTTTCACTTGGTTCGTGCTGCCGCACTTCGCGAGACCTACAGAACCAGAGCGATCGCGAAACTTCGACGACTTCGCCGGGCAGGCAAGCTGAAGCTGGGCGGCAAGTTTGAACATCTCCAAGAAGACGAGCACTGGGATGCATTCATCGAGAAGCTGGAATCGAAAAACTGGGTGGCCTTCATCCAGCCGCCTCCGGCCGCCACGAGCAGTGCCACTCAAGTGGTCAACTACCTGACGCGTTACCTGACCGGCGGTCCGATCAGCGACCACCGAATCACTTCGGCCAATGGTAGGGAAGTGACGTTCCTGGCCCGAGAAGGAGTGAAAGCTGGCGGGGATCGCCGGCAAGTTCCGATCACCCTGAAGACGAGCGACTTCGTTCGTCGCTGGTGTCTTCACATCCAGCCGGACCAGTTGACCAAGACACGCTACTTCGGTGGCTGGTCCAACAACCGGCAAGCGACCTATTCGGCTCGATGCCAGGAGTTGCTCGAGTCACTTGGACGCGATGTGTCAACGGTCGACGAAGCGACGTGCGAAGAGGAGCATCCCGACTTGCTGTGCGAGCACTGCGGCAGTGACCGATTGGAGCTGGTCGCTCAGACGGCGAAGCCATCTTGGAAAGAACTGATGTGGCGAGAGAGCGACAGTTGCCCGTGGTGGTATGCCGACCTGCAACGCGAATCGCATCGGAAGTTCTGGGCGGAGTCCTATGGGGAGGGATTTTACGATTGGTACAGGGAAACTCAGGTAGAAAGTGCAAAGGGAATCTTGGCGGAACCAACTCGCCGGATTCAGCTACCGCTGCCAGGATTTTCGCCAGTTCGAGACCATCATGAGTCGTATCTGATAGACTCGTTCTAGCGACCGGGAGCCTCCCGATCGCTCGGTTGCCCGCTACCCAGTGCGGCGACAAAGTTCAACGCACGATCTATCCGCAAGACAGGCGACCAAGCTCTACCGCAACGTGGAGCTTTTTCAACGCCTGCCCAGCGGATAGATCGCAATTCGTTACCCGACTGAACTTCCTTCTGGACATCTCTGAGCGATGCCACGCATATCCGAATTCTACGGCATCGCCGTCTACATCTACTATCGGGACCACAATCCCCCGCATTTTCACGCAATCTATGGCGGATCGGAAGCGGTGATTGATATTCGCACTGGTGCTATACTGGAAGGAAAGCTTCCACGTCGCGCTGGTAAGCTCGTTGCCGAATGGTGCGAACTCCACCGCGACGAACTACTGGCTGACTGGGCACTCGCCGAATCTCAGCAGCCGCTGCTGCCCATCGAACCACTGGACTGATACCGATGATTCTCCATATTCTCGACGCTGAACTCGCAGGGCCGTTTTCCCTGCACTTGCGGTTCAGTGATGGTTGCTCGGCTACCGTTGACCTGCGGCCATTGTTGACTGGTCCCATATTCGAGCCTCTGCTAGATCCGAAAGTCTTCGCACAATTTACCGTTGATCCGATATGCAAGACTGTTTGTTGGCCGAACGGTGCGGACCTCGCGCCCGAAGCAATTCGTTCCATGGTTGCGACCGAACAAGAAATCGTGTGAATTCAAGCCCGAAACGCAATTTTTAGAGCACTGAAAAAACGAAAGGTTTTTCAGTGCCCCCTGGCGAAAGACCGACTGAGCCCGCCAAGCTGTTTGGAGCTTCAAATCCCAACAACTCAGACGGACTCAGTCAGCTATGGCCCATCTTACCTTTCATCAACGCGTTACCTAGTGAGACGCCACTCACGTCGGGCCTTGTTGAGCCGAACGATGGTGCTTGACCAGCTCCGCCGATCCGGTAGCGAGAATGCTACCGCAGTACTCCGGTGCAAAGAGATGGCTAAACTACCTCCGTCCCGTTTGTTCGATGCCGTCCCGTTTGTTCGATGCTGATCTTTCATCGCGACCAGCCGTCGGACAGCTATAACAAGTGGGTGCTCCAGCCGTCGAACTGAGTTGGTGCCATCGGCACGTGTCCCGTGTTCGGGACACTCAAAAGGCAAGTGTGTCATCACGAGTCGCTTGAGGGCACGACATGGATCGTCCAGTACACCTCTTCCTCAAATGAGTCGCCATCCTGGCCGCGAATCCTCAGTTGCAACTGCAATTGATCGACAGGCGCGAGCGTCGGCAGAAGCAATCGCAATCGCGACGAACCTGGTTCGTTAGGCACCGCGTCGACCTCCACCGATTCTGGCTCCAGAGTTTGGGTGCCAACCTTTGGGTTCTCTGATTCAGCGGTGCCGGGGATGTATTGATCCGATCCATACGCCTTGCTCCACAAGTAATCCCACTGGACGATCGAGACAGCGTTTTGATCGAGAACCGATTCTGGGTCGATCGCAAAGTTGAGGTCGAGTTCTAAACCGCCCTTCACGACGCGTGCATCGGTGATCATCTTTGGTGGCGTGCCGGTGTAGCGAAGTCGCTGCACCCCGCCATCCTCCAGCCCAAACCGACCACCACCGTTCCAACCCTGCAAACCGGTCGCATAGACCTGGCCGTCGTGTGGGTTGACGCGACCGCGCATGATCCCCGTCGAGAAGTCAAACGGCAACTTCACAATCGCGGCCTGCGAGGTTTCCCCGATGTCCTGAATCATCATCATCGACATCCAACCTTTGCCGAAACTGGTGTGAAGCAAATGGTTCGACAGCGGGCCAAAACGCTCATCGTCCACCCAAATCTCGCCTCCGGAGGAATTGTCAAACGCTTGCGGCATCCACACCAAAGGTTGTTCGAAGGTCTCCGGAGCGACCACCTTTTGGATGTCAATCTTGCCTCCATCCGGTGCCCATTTGTTCGGAATCGAATAGGTCGGTACCCAACCATGAAAGCTGCCTGGTTTGGCAATCGAGACTTTCGACGCGGGCGTCCACTGGCCTTGGTTGTCACTGACGGTGATTCGTCCGTCGGGCAAGGTTCCTAAACCATTGGGGGTTCGGAACCCGGTGCAAACCACTTCACGCTCCTTCCCATCTTTGGACACTCGCCAAACAGCACCGGGCAAAGCAAAGTCGGCGCCATGCCCGCTTTTGGCGTAGTAGAAGTTCCCCTCTGGATCCGTTTGCAGATCAAAGTTGAAGGCGTGAAAGTTGGTGGAGACATCCGAGTCGGCACTGAAACTCTGGTAGAAATCCGCTTCGCCGTTTTCATCTGAATCGTGCAGACGAACCAATCGATCTTTGCAGGTCACGAACACGTCGCCATCGACAACCTTCACACCAAACGGTTCGTAGAGACCGGCGGCGTAGCGTTTCCAATTCAGTTTTGTAAG includes these proteins:
- a CDS encoding IS91 family transposase is translated as MVTGEATADVSAAPREQRDLGAQQPKLSLTDILRLGATGAVNDSTCPQVQSVLAKISLCRTHVMGGRKFQCRDCDEVTSLYNSCGDRHCPTCSGGKRVDFNDRASNLILPGVTYYQVVFTLPSELSELALANREEMADLLVGSAWKSLSTQIKAEQDYDPAAISVLHTWNQKLEAHWHVHLLVPGEGPRLNHSKGLSGAGWKQATAPPDAKNSDGFHLVRAAALRETYRTRAIAKLRRLRRAGKLKLGGKFEHLQEDEHWDAFIEKLESKNWVAFIQPPPAATSSATQVVNYLTRYLTGGPISDHRITSANGREVTFLAREGVKAGGDRRQVPITLKTSDFVRRWCLHIQPDQLTKTRYFGGWSNNRQATYSARCQELLESLGRDVSTVDEATCEEEHPDLLCEHCGSDRLELVAQTAKPSWKELMWRESDSCPWWYADLQRESHRKFWAESYGEGFYDWYRETQVESAKGILAEPTRRIQLPLPGFSPVRDHHESYLIDSF
- a CDS encoding DUF4160 domain-containing protein, encoding MPRISEFYGIAVYIYYRDHNPPHFHAIYGGSEAVIDIRTGAILEGKLPRRAGKLVAEWCELHRDELLADWALAESQQPLLPIEPLD
- a CDS encoding DUF2442 domain-containing protein, which encodes MILHILDAELAGPFSLHLRFSDGCSATVDLRPLLTGPIFEPLLDPKVFAQFTVDPICKTVCWPNGADLAPEAIRSMVATEQEIV
- a CDS encoding tyrosine-type recombinase/integrase, producing MAPSEEHSCKLTRRMAEDMLIRNMAPATIKAYTYHARRFAGFIGKPLGEATVEDVRTFQLYLIQEKKVAYSSFNQAVCALRFLYTHTIRVPWPVTMVPFGKRPKTLPIVLSRHEIDKLLQCTANLKHRTFLMTLYSAGLRFSEAAHLRIADIDSDRMMIHVRHAKGAKDRLVPLSPRLLTELRVYWKKYRPTDLLFPGNSATKTYADTSIQKAMKRSAEKAGIKKRVYPHVLRHSYATGLLEAGVDLLTISKLLGHASFVTTMIYLHCRREHLSSVPSPLDWLPVKQLPTYQPPQENSGISEPNSPS